A single Henriciella sp. AS95 DNA region contains:
- a CDS encoding phosphotransferase family protein yields the protein MDSSAVPGIDQVRLERWMDTNGIGRGPITGLTQLAGGTQNIIAKFERSGDPCVLRRPSVTPRAKANEVMAREARVLAALADTNVPHPRFIAVCHDPDVLGATFYLMEAVDGFNAVTGLPDLHRSSPQIRREMGFAMVDAAAELGSLDHEALGLGDFGKPENYLSRQAGRWMSQLESYTKHEGWPGAEGLGDVNTLADYLSANLPPDFKPGIMHGDYAIGNVMFRNDGPQLAAVIDWELSTIGDPLIDLAWVICTWRDPAWRDLPVLVVEPWEGFPSIDELIQRYADRSQRDLSHIDWYIVLACFKLGIILEGTYARAFSGAAPKAIGNTLHETSVTLIERAHARINRTVWR from the coding sequence ATGGACAGTTCAGCGGTGCCGGGTATCGATCAGGTCCGACTTGAGAGATGGATGGATACGAATGGGATCGGAAGAGGTCCCATTACTGGCCTCACACAACTTGCCGGCGGCACACAGAACATTATTGCGAAATTCGAGCGCAGCGGTGACCCTTGCGTCCTGCGGCGGCCAAGCGTGACCCCTCGCGCGAAAGCCAACGAAGTCATGGCCCGCGAAGCCCGGGTTCTTGCCGCTCTTGCGGACACTAACGTGCCTCACCCCCGTTTTATCGCTGTCTGCCATGACCCGGATGTTCTGGGGGCAACCTTTTATCTGATGGAGGCGGTCGATGGCTTCAACGCTGTGACCGGCCTGCCCGACCTGCATCGTTCAAGCCCGCAGATCCGCCGCGAAATGGGGTTTGCCATGGTGGACGCCGCGGCTGAACTTGGCAGTTTGGACCATGAAGCCCTTGGCCTCGGAGACTTCGGTAAACCAGAAAACTACCTGTCGCGTCAGGCCGGTCGGTGGATGTCGCAGCTGGAAAGCTACACCAAGCACGAAGGATGGCCCGGCGCTGAAGGACTCGGTGACGTCAACACGCTGGCTGACTATCTGAGTGCCAATCTGCCACCGGACTTCAAGCCAGGAATCATGCATGGTGACTACGCCATAGGGAATGTCATGTTCCGGAATGACGGCCCGCAACTGGCGGCCGTCATAGATTGGGAATTGTCCACCATCGGCGATCCCCTCATCGATCTGGCCTGGGTCATCTGCACATGGCGAGATCCTGCCTGGCGGGACCTGCCGGTTCTGGTGGTGGAGCCATGGGAAGGATTTCCGTCGATTGATGAGTTGATCCAGCGATATGCAGACCGCTCACAACGCGACCTGTCACATATCGACTGGTACATCGTCCTCGCCTGCTTCAAGCTCGGCATCATCCTTGAGGGCACTTATGCGCGCGCATTCAGCGGCGCCGCGCCCAAGGCCATTGGCAACACTCTGCACGAAACGTCCGTAACCCTGATTGAACGGGCTCATGCCCGAATAAACCGAACCGTCTGGCGATAG
- a CDS encoding class I adenylate-forming enzyme family protein produces MHPPPDLPPRLSRISDYPAYYAAQTPDAEALSGVGGEYSYARFAERVDAVSAALLARGIKADDVVATLSPPRAEFFILFLATARIGAIWLGLNPRATQRELAHILDDSDPKLVFSIEGMGERDFCADLSELGIGRESLVVIDQAESFDRFLAQGSATGSETLAKAIDAVMPERPALIVYTSGSTGKPKGAMLSQGGMVGSFFTQYRVAGVENVRILNNLPINHIGSVGDVSSHALIAGGLIHFMDRFDPAGSLEAIESRKLTVWGQVPVQLQQSLESEAFGRHDLSSLELIFWSGGVAPVPLVERLQTLAPRLLNAYGMTEATSNVCYTRPDASARELSETVGEAAPDCDIRIVDEAGEVLGADRDGEIQVRSDRLMLGYLNRPEATAATIDQEGFLHTGDVGKWGEDGLLRLTGRKTDMFKSGGYNVYPREIEQVLEAIPGVSVAAVVAAPHPVFGESGVAYVQPDRDGALTQECLRDVCGRQLANYKIPKTFRIREALPLLAIGKVDKVALKNDAEKAFTHSDEVQS; encoded by the coding sequence ATGCATCCTCCACCTGATCTCCCGCCGCGGCTGAGCCGCATCAGCGATTATCCCGCCTATTATGCGGCTCAGACGCCGGATGCGGAGGCGCTCTCCGGGGTTGGCGGCGAATATAGCTATGCACGGTTTGCCGAACGAGTAGACGCCGTCAGCGCGGCGTTGCTGGCGCGGGGGATAAAGGCCGACGATGTCGTCGCAACCCTATCTCCGCCGCGGGCCGAGTTCTTCATTCTCTTCCTGGCGACGGCAAGGATCGGGGCGATCTGGCTCGGTCTGAACCCTCGCGCGACCCAGCGTGAACTTGCTCATATCCTGGACGACTCTGATCCAAAACTCGTCTTCAGTATCGAAGGTATGGGCGAACGCGACTTCTGCGCAGACCTGTCCGAACTAGGAATCGGTCGGGAAAGCCTCGTTGTTATTGATCAGGCTGAATCCTTCGACCGCTTCCTCGCGCAAGGCAGCGCGACCGGTAGCGAGACACTGGCCAAGGCCATCGATGCCGTCATGCCAGAGAGACCAGCTCTGATCGTGTACACGTCCGGCAGCACCGGGAAGCCAAAGGGGGCGATGCTGTCCCAAGGCGGCATGGTCGGCAGCTTTTTCACGCAGTACCGTGTGGCAGGCGTCGAAAATGTCCGGATACTGAATAATCTTCCGATCAACCATATTGGTAGTGTTGGCGATGTGTCATCTCACGCCCTGATCGCCGGCGGCTTGATCCACTTCATGGACCGGTTCGATCCGGCGGGATCGCTTGAGGCAATTGAAAGCAGGAAGCTGACCGTCTGGGGGCAGGTGCCTGTCCAGCTCCAGCAATCGCTGGAAAGCGAAGCTTTTGGGCGCCATGACCTCAGCTCCCTCGAACTCATCTTCTGGAGCGGCGGTGTTGCACCTGTTCCCCTCGTTGAGCGCCTCCAGACGCTCGCCCCGCGCCTTCTCAATGCCTACGGGATGACAGAGGCGACGAGCAATGTCTGCTATACGAGACCTGACGCCAGTGCGCGCGAATTGTCTGAAACGGTCGGCGAGGCTGCTCCTGATTGCGACATCCGGATTGTCGACGAGGCCGGAGAGGTGCTGGGCGCGGATCGCGATGGCGAGATACAGGTGCGCAGCGACCGATTGATGCTGGGATATCTCAACCGTCCCGAAGCGACGGCAGCGACAATCGACCAGGAGGGCTTCCTGCATACGGGAGATGTCGGCAAGTGGGGCGAAGACGGCCTCTTGCGGCTCACAGGGCGCAAGACCGACATGTTCAAGTCAGGTGGCTACAATGTCTATCCGCGAGAGATCGAGCAGGTCCTGGAGGCGATTCCGGGCGTGAGCGTCGCGGCGGTTGTTGCGGCCCCTCATCCGGTGTTCGGTGAGTCCGGCGTGGCTTATGTGCAACCTGATCGGGACGGCGCCCTGACGCAAGAATGCCTGCGTGACGTCTGTGGCCGGCAACTTGCCAATTACAAGATTCCCAAAACGTTCAGGATACGCGAGGCGTTGCCGCTGCTCGCAATCGGCAAGGTCGATAAGGTCGCCCTGAAAAACGATGCCGAGAAGGCCTTCACCCATAGCGACGAGGTGCAGTCATGA
- a CDS encoding glycine C-acetyltransferase — translation MTETFLESLNAQLDDIRSEGFYKHELMITGPQGAAVPVQTGQSLINLCSNNYLGLAQHPEIREAAKQGLDDWGYGMASVRFICGTQTIHKQLEESITYFLGTEDTILYPSCYDANGGLFETLLDDRDAIISDELNHASIIDGIRLCKARRFRYRNNDMDDLEAQLKAAKRGGARFIMITTDGVFSMDGLLANLKEICDLAEQYGALVHVDDSHATGIVGPTGRGTAEACECMHRVDIVTGTLGKALGGASGGFTSGRKQVVELLRQRSRPYLFSNTVSPALVAGAVKAVEIADAGAGLRAKLTRNMQLFRDGLTDAGFDLIPGSHPIIPVMLYDAKRAVRLAHALVERGVYVVPFSYPVVPRGKARIRCQITAAHETAELETTIAAFAAAKAEI, via the coding sequence ATGACCGAAACATTCCTTGAAAGCCTGAACGCTCAGCTGGACGACATTCGTTCGGAGGGTTTCTACAAGCACGAATTGATGATTACCGGTCCGCAGGGCGCGGCTGTTCCGGTCCAGACGGGCCAGAGTCTGATCAATCTGTGTTCAAACAACTATCTAGGTCTTGCACAGCATCCTGAGATCCGGGAGGCCGCGAAACAGGGGCTGGATGACTGGGGCTATGGCATGGCATCCGTCCGCTTTATTTGCGGAACTCAGACCATCCACAAACAGCTGGAAGAATCGATCACGTACTTCCTGGGCACGGAGGATACGATCCTTTATCCGTCCTGCTATGACGCGAATGGCGGACTGTTCGAGACGTTGCTGGACGACCGGGATGCGATCATATCCGATGAGCTAAACCATGCGTCGATCATTGATGGGATCCGGCTCTGCAAGGCGCGCCGCTTTCGCTATCGCAACAATGACATGGATGACCTGGAAGCCCAGCTCAAGGCCGCAAAGCGGGGTGGCGCGAGGTTTATCATGATCACTACCGATGGGGTTTTTTCCATGGATGGGCTGCTCGCCAATCTGAAAGAGATCTGCGACCTCGCCGAGCAATATGGCGCACTGGTCCATGTCGATGATAGCCATGCCACCGGCATTGTCGGCCCGACGGGTAGGGGAACAGCAGAAGCCTGTGAATGCATGCACCGTGTCGACATCGTCACCGGAACGCTCGGCAAGGCGCTTGGAGGCGCAAGCGGTGGCTTTACCTCCGGGCGCAAGCAGGTGGTTGAGTTGCTGCGCCAGCGGTCTCGCCCCTATCTTTTTTCCAATACCGTTAGCCCGGCTCTGGTTGCCGGCGCCGTCAAAGCTGTAGAGATAGCCGACGCTGGCGCGGGCCTTCGTGCCAAGCTTACCCGGAACATGCAGTTGTTTCGCGACGGTCTGACGGATGCCGGATTCGATCTGATCCCAGGTAGCCATCCAATCATTCCAGTCATGCTTTATGATGCCAAGCGTGCTGTTCGGCTGGCCCATGCGCTCGTAGAGCGCGGCGTCTATGTAGTGCCCTTCTCGTACCCGGTTGTGCCACGAGGCAAGGCGCGCATCCGCTGTCAGATAACAGCCGCTCATGAGACTGCGGAGCTGGAGACGACAATTGCCGCATTTGCTGCAGCAAAAGCCGAAATCTAG
- a CDS encoding SDR family oxidoreductase, with translation MTQLDKKIAIVTGAGSGMGAATAVLFAQNGAKVALLDRNKDGLEATLKQIEEAGGKAKSWPIDLALTDKIPAVIESVAAEFGGIDIVVNNAGIAGFLAIDDPDYDAHWDRMISINLTAQQKIVRSALPWLRKSKSPRIVNIASTEALGATPLDSAYVASKAGVAGLTRALAVDLGPEGILVNCICPGPIDTAMTSFVPSDHKVIFAKRRTALKRYGGPEEVAQMSLAMSLPTQTYLTGTVVPVDGGLMARNA, from the coding sequence ATGACCCAACTCGACAAGAAGATTGCCATTGTCACCGGTGCCGGCAGCGGTATGGGCGCGGCAACTGCTGTTCTGTTCGCCCAGAACGGCGCCAAGGTCGCACTGCTGGACCGGAACAAGGACGGTCTTGAAGCGACGCTAAAACAAATTGAGGAAGCAGGAGGCAAGGCGAAGTCCTGGCCGATCGACCTTGCCCTCACGGACAAGATTCCCGCCGTCATCGAAAGCGTGGCCGCAGAGTTCGGGGGCATTGACATTGTCGTGAACAATGCCGGAATCGCAGGCTTCCTCGCCATAGATGATCCGGACTATGACGCGCACTGGGACCGGATGATCAGTATCAATCTTACTGCGCAACAGAAGATTGTCCGGAGCGCCCTGCCCTGGCTTCGAAAGAGCAAGTCGCCCCGGATCGTGAACATCGCCTCCACCGAAGCACTCGGGGCCACGCCACTCGACAGCGCATATGTTGCAAGCAAGGCGGGTGTTGCCGGACTGACGCGGGCGCTGGCTGTAGATCTTGGTCCGGAAGGCATTCTGGTCAATTGCATCTGCCCCGGCCCCATCGACACGGCGATGACGTCGTTCGTGCCGTCTGATCACAAGGTGATCTTTGCCAAGCGGCGCACCGCCCTCAAACGCTATGGCGGTCCTGAAGAAGTGGCACAGATGTCCCTCGCCATGAGCCTTCCGACACAAACGTATCTGACTGGAACTGTCGTGCCTGTCGATGGCGGTCTAATGGCGCGAAATGCCTGA
- a CDS encoding TRAP transporter large permease, which yields MNRLSALAVLTATSCLAVGLAYIMGAAGIISFYAMGMGEFLQALPRRAFSQLDVFALMAMPLFILVGELMNRGGITRSLISLASLFVGSARGGLGHVNVASSVFFAGVSGSAMADAAALSSTLVPAMKEEGYSGVYAGAITAASSIIGPLIPPSIIMIFYGAIMNVDIAALFAAAIVPGLLLSVALLVANGIFAHIQNHPAMGSRPPVASTLLKAGPALALPVVILCGIVFGIVTPTEAAAIAVVVSLGVIGLGRALSWSMLRSSVESAAIFTGAIFAIMFAAASLNYLAGVIGAPEAISTWLIDSNFGLVQYLGVLTGVFILVGMLLDTQIALVLLAPILVPAAYPLGADPVHLGVVVCFTITLGLITPPLGGVVLVVSAATRESYWQLMRALLPFILIEFAVLGLLLYVPELTLALPRALGLL from the coding sequence ATGAACCGCCTTTCCGCCCTTGCTGTTCTAACTGCCACGTCCTGTCTGGCAGTCGGGCTGGCCTATATCATGGGGGCGGCAGGCATCATCAGCTTTTACGCGATGGGTATGGGGGAGTTCCTGCAGGCTTTGCCGCGCAGGGCCTTCTCCCAGCTCGACGTGTTCGCATTGATGGCAATGCCGCTCTTCATCCTGGTCGGCGAGCTGATGAACCGGGGCGGCATCACGCGGTCGCTGATCAGTCTTGCGTCGCTCTTTGTCGGGTCGGCGCGCGGCGGTCTTGGCCATGTGAATGTTGCCAGCAGCGTTTTCTTCGCCGGGGTTTCCGGCTCAGCCATGGCGGACGCAGCCGCCCTGTCTTCGACCCTGGTTCCGGCGATGAAGGAGGAGGGATACTCCGGCGTTTATGCCGGGGCGATCACGGCGGCGTCTTCGATTATCGGCCCGCTGATTCCGCCCAGCATCATCATGATCTTCTATGGTGCGATCATGAATGTGGACATCGCCGCGCTGTTTGCTGCGGCCATTGTGCCGGGCTTGCTGCTGAGCGTGGCGTTGCTGGTCGCGAACGGCATATTTGCGCACATTCAGAACCACCCGGCCATGGGAAGCCGACCGCCAGTCGCCAGCACGTTGCTGAAAGCCGGCCCGGCATTGGCATTGCCGGTCGTCATCCTTTGCGGAATTGTCTTTGGTATCGTCACCCCGACAGAGGCCGCTGCAATCGCCGTTGTGGTTTCCCTCGGTGTCATCGGTCTGGGGCGGGCGCTTAGCTGGTCTATGTTGAGATCGTCGGTAGAGAGCGCCGCTATTTTCACGGGCGCCATTTTCGCGATCATGTTCGCCGCAGCGAGCCTGAACTATCTGGCCGGCGTGATCGGTGCGCCTGAGGCAATCTCGACCTGGCTTATCGATAGCAATTTCGGGCTTGTTCAATATCTCGGCGTACTGACCGGGGTCTTCATTCTTGTCGGCATGCTGCTCGACACACAGATCGCCTTGGTCCTGCTTGCGCCAATTCTGGTGCCTGCGGCCTATCCGTTAGGCGCCGACCCCGTGCACCTGGGCGTTGTGGTGTGCTTCACCATCACGCTTGGCCTGATCACCCCGCCTCTCGGAGGCGTTGTGCTTGTTGTGTCAGCCGCCACTCGCGAATCCTACTGGCAGCTGATGCGGGCTCTGCTGCCCTTCATCCTGATCGAGTTCGCGGTGCTCGGGCTGTTGCTTTACGTCCCGGAGCTGACACTGGCGCTGCCGCGGGCGCTGGGACTGTTGTGA
- a CDS encoding enoyl-CoA hydratase/isomerase family protein: MSAVLHEIDGPLARVTLNRPDVLNAINNELLEELADTLDHVNSLPDVRIVLLSGTGRAFCAGDDLKELSSGAEIEVEPAHLVARLQDITRSMMFSDKIYLVCVQGWAIGGGLSWVLNADLAIVERTAGGFFPEIGLGLFMSGAVTTLLPERIGHPKAMRLFTSGEKVTGEDMERMGLASHLAEAGKAAAMVETVASDLLALAPDLLKAVKRVYTETGRSVIEAALKEETATLTRALEAVEKVRIAPQNS, translated from the coding sequence ATGAGTGCCGTGCTCCACGAAATCGATGGTCCGCTTGCCCGCGTGACACTCAACCGCCCCGACGTGCTGAATGCGATCAACAATGAGCTGCTTGAAGAGCTCGCTGATACGCTCGACCACGTCAACAGCTTGCCGGATGTCCGGATCGTTCTTCTGTCCGGGACGGGACGAGCCTTCTGTGCCGGTGATGATTTGAAGGAGCTCAGTTCCGGAGCGGAAATCGAGGTCGAACCGGCCCATCTGGTCGCCCGGTTGCAGGACATTACACGGTCGATGATGTTCAGCGACAAGATCTACCTCGTCTGTGTTCAGGGATGGGCGATCGGCGGGGGGCTGTCCTGGGTCCTCAATGCCGATCTCGCGATTGTTGAACGCACAGCAGGCGGGTTCTTCCCGGAAATCGGTCTTGGCCTGTTCATGAGCGGGGCCGTCACGACGCTCTTGCCTGAGCGGATCGGTCATCCCAAGGCCATGCGACTCTTCACGTCCGGGGAAAAGGTAACGGGCGAAGACATGGAGCGTATGGGGCTCGCTTCCCATCTGGCGGAAGCCGGTAAAGCGGCGGCCATGGTCGAGACCGTAGCCTCGGACCTGCTCGCCCTGGCGCCGGATCTGCTGAAGGCGGTGAAGCGCGTCTACACTGAAACGGGTCGGTCGGTGATCGAAGCGGCGCTCAAGGAAGAAACCGCCACGCTCACGCGCGCGCTGGAGGCGGTTGAGAAAGTGCGCATCGCTCCCCAAAACTCCTGA
- the dctP gene encoding TRAP transporter substrate-binding protein DctP: MLSVDRRMFLMGAGGSFLAACSGEQSAGRLRACLAGGANPDANGVWIWMEACLNLLRQDGMDFLLSSNAALGREEDRSELVGLGLLHLNDAGISEVTAFSDIYLTAQLPFLFDDLAHFDRLISDPEFLHDVNEELGRAGLVLIDATFLGGMSGIFTTRQPVHSLEDMRRLRLRAMDRRDLVLIRAFGAEGVQVAWEETAQALQTGIADGYLNPPLAPVLFGHGTYLRYFTDLRIAPAHRLIVASARWLERLTSDERALLEKAFRAGHRANRVWTVERQANDLESLAAMGIEAIVPGAEDREQFKTRARAAYPEYAPAGLIKKAEALAGKVAE, translated from the coding sequence ATGCTCAGTGTCGATCGACGCATGTTTCTGATGGGGGCGGGCGGCAGTTTTCTGGCGGCCTGTTCTGGAGAACAATCGGCTGGGCGGCTGCGCGCCTGTCTTGCCGGCGGTGCCAATCCTGATGCGAATGGCGTATGGATCTGGATGGAGGCCTGCCTCAACCTGCTGCGCCAGGACGGTATGGACTTTCTTCTCAGCTCAAATGCAGCGCTGGGGCGCGAGGAAGACCGGAGTGAGCTGGTGGGTCTCGGTCTATTGCACCTCAATGACGCGGGCATTTCCGAGGTGACGGCCTTCAGTGACATCTATTTGACGGCGCAGCTTCCCTTTCTCTTTGACGACCTTGCCCATTTCGACCGCCTCATATCTGATCCAGAGTTCCTGCATGACGTGAACGAAGAATTGGGGCGCGCTGGCCTTGTGCTGATCGATGCAACCTTTCTCGGCGGGATGAGCGGAATTTTCACGACTCGCCAACCGGTCCACAGCCTGGAAGATATGCGGCGCCTTCGCCTCCGCGCCATGGACCGCCGCGACCTCGTCCTGATCCGGGCCTTTGGGGCCGAAGGGGTGCAGGTCGCCTGGGAGGAAACGGCGCAGGCCCTCCAAACCGGGATCGCCGACGGTTATCTGAACCCGCCGCTCGCTCCGGTCCTGTTCGGTCACGGGACCTATCTGCGGTACTTTACGGACCTGCGGATTGCCCCCGCGCACCGGTTAATCGTCGCCTCTGCGCGCTGGCTTGAGCGCCTGACGTCCGACGAACGTGCTCTGCTTGAAAAAGCCTTCCGGGCCGGGCACCGGGCGAACCGGGTGTGGACAGTTGAGCGGCAGGCGAATGATCTTGAATCGCTGGCCGCAATGGGCATCGAGGCGATAGTACCGGGCGCGGAAGATCGGGAGCAATTCAAGACCCGTGCCCGCGCGGCCTATCCGGAATATGCGCCTGCTGGCCTGATCAAAAAAGCAGAAGCGCTTGCGGGAAAGGTCGCGGAATGA
- a CDS encoding bile acid:sodium symporter family protein, with translation MAIVSDFILPGALALIMLGMGLSLKAEDFGRFVSRPAPVLGGLVSLLILLPCMAFVIASLFGLPPVLAVGLVLVGACPGGTFSNLLTYYARGNLALSVSLTALASFFVIFTMPVIVEFALSRFLGEARTIVLPVGETMLRIMLLTILPVAVGMVINRVRPRLAQRIADPLKNFAGVLIVSVFLSIIVSERETFFAALKVTAVPVILLNLVSVLLGTVIGFLARARAAERRALTLEHAIKQEGLGIFIALTLLKTPEMVLPLMLNSLVGLFVGSMIVGLARFQGSEPSDASST, from the coding sequence ATGGCCATTGTATCCGATTTCATCCTTCCGGGGGCCCTTGCGCTGATCATGCTGGGCATGGGGCTTTCTCTCAAAGCCGAAGACTTCGGACGTTTCGTCTCGCGGCCAGCGCCAGTGCTGGGCGGTCTGGTCAGCCTGCTCATACTCCTGCCATGCATGGCTTTTGTAATTGCATCCCTGTTTGGCTTGCCGCCGGTTCTGGCAGTCGGACTCGTTCTGGTCGGGGCCTGTCCGGGGGGCACGTTCTCCAACCTGCTCACCTACTACGCGCGCGGCAACCTCGCTCTTTCCGTGAGCCTGACAGCGCTGGCAAGCTTCTTCGTGATCTTCACCATGCCCGTGATTGTCGAGTTTGCCCTGTCGCGATTTCTGGGCGAAGCCCGCACGATTGTCCTGCCTGTCGGCGAGACGATGCTGAGAATAATGCTTCTGACCATTCTGCCTGTCGCCGTCGGGATGGTCATCAATCGGGTCAGGCCCCGTCTCGCGCAGCGTATTGCTGACCCACTCAAGAATTTCGCCGGCGTCCTGATTGTGTCGGTGTTCCTGTCCATCATCGTCTCGGAACGCGAAACTTTCTTCGCCGCCCTGAAGGTCACAGCGGTGCCCGTCATTCTGCTCAACCTGGTTTCGGTTCTGCTGGGGACGGTGATTGGTTTTCTGGCGCGCGCCCGCGCGGCCGAACGCCGGGCTCTGACCCTCGAACATGCCATCAAGCAGGAGGGGCTTGGCATCTTCATCGCCCTTACCCTGCTCAAAACGCCGGAAATGGTGCTGCCGCTGATGCTGAACTCCCTCGTGGGATTGTTCGTCGGCAGCATGATTGTCGGCCTTGCCCGATTTCAAGGAAGTGAACCAAGTGATGCATCCTCCACCTGA
- a CDS encoding NADP-dependent oxidoreductase, with product MGRADHVRQHCLFVLILAPLFKGDCSMKALQWVLATPVVGMPSSSNFSLVETDLPSPSDQEVLVEIRYHTVAPGIRARIGADTYAAKIEVGEIIPGMGVGIVLESASALFEPGDLVVGQLAWATHAVVAASDISRISSQHLKDLPLHTALGAMGPSGLTAYFGLTDVLAIQPGETVVISSAAGSVGSAAGQIAKILGCHVIGIAGGEEKCRDLIEHYGFDDALDYRASKSLAHDLNAKAPEGIDAYFDNVGGEISDAVIQNMRLFGRIAVCGQTSEYNKSEPRGCRQMTSVITRRLTLRGFVVFDFQDQFDQALDHIREWLLSGAMQDSPNIITGIDLAVDGFVSQFSERSAGRLLVKFGDAEVCGHEARN from the coding sequence ATGGGGCGGGCAGATCATGTCCGCCAGCATTGCCTATTTGTCTTGATTCTGGCTCCGCTATTTAAAGGAGACTGCTCAATGAAAGCGCTGCAATGGGTCTTGGCAACGCCTGTCGTCGGCATGCCTTCCAGTTCGAATTTCTCTCTGGTGGAAACCGACCTTCCCTCTCCCTCAGATCAGGAGGTGCTGGTCGAAATTCGTTACCACACGGTCGCTCCCGGTATCCGGGCGCGTATCGGCGCAGACACCTATGCAGCGAAGATCGAGGTTGGAGAAATCATACCAGGGATGGGCGTCGGGATCGTTCTGGAATCCGCAAGCGCCTTGTTCGAACCCGGCGATCTGGTCGTAGGACAGCTGGCCTGGGCAACACATGCCGTCGTAGCAGCTTCTGACATAAGTCGCATTAGCAGCCAGCATTTGAAGGATTTACCGCTCCACACTGCCCTCGGCGCGATGGGGCCATCAGGATTGACGGCATATTTCGGCTTGACGGATGTGCTCGCCATCCAGCCCGGCGAGACGGTTGTGATCTCGTCGGCGGCAGGCTCTGTCGGTAGCGCCGCCGGACAGATCGCCAAAATATTGGGGTGTCATGTGATTGGTATTGCCGGCGGCGAAGAGAAGTGTCGTGACCTGATCGAACATTACGGATTCGACGACGCTCTCGACTATAGGGCATCAAAGTCACTTGCTCATGACCTGAACGCAAAAGCCCCGGAAGGCATCGACGCCTATTTCGATAATGTCGGGGGTGAGATTTCTGATGCCGTCATTCAGAACATGAGATTGTTCGGCCGGATCGCCGTCTGCGGTCAGACCAGCGAATACAACAAGAGCGAGCCTCGCGGCTGCCGTCAGATGACATCCGTGATTACGAGAAGACTAACCCTTCGAGGCTTTGTCGTATTTGATTTCCAGGACCAATTTGATCAAGCGCTGGACCACATCCGGGAATGGCTCCTGTCTGGCGCGATGCAAGACAGTCCCAACATAATTACCGGCATCGACCTGGCGGTCGATGGATTTGTTTCACAGTTCTCAGAAAGGTCCGCCGGGAGACTTCTGGTCAAGTTTGGTGACGCCGAAGTGTGTGGACATGAAGCCCGCAACTGA
- a CDS encoding TRAP transporter small permease subunit has product MSTSVPISSRHLRRASARANTAALMLASVLLCLMVGLVVVQVVARYIFQDAPAWTEEAARYCMVWSALLAASCAFYQGVDPALIKVGSNAPTAQKRGARIARFLFVGIFAGTLLYHSAGMLSRASLRHTEALGLNLALVMMVVPVFCLLVLFHAAVQLVAGTVTDKEAVPI; this is encoded by the coding sequence ATGAGTACGTCCGTCCCAATCTCTAGCCGCCATCTGCGACGGGCGAGCGCACGGGCGAACACCGCTGCGCTCATGCTGGCATCCGTCCTGCTTTGCCTGATGGTTGGGCTCGTCGTCGTGCAGGTCGTTGCCCGGTACATCTTTCAGGATGCTCCGGCCTGGACAGAGGAGGCGGCCCGCTACTGCATGGTCTGGAGCGCGCTTCTGGCTGCAAGCTGCGCCTTCTATCAGGGCGTTGATCCCGCTCTGATCAAGGTCGGGTCGAACGCGCCAACGGCGCAAAAGCGCGGAGCACGAATTGCGCGTTTCTTGTTTGTCGGCATCTTTGCAGGCACGCTTCTCTATCATTCGGCAGGTATGCTTTCACGGGCCTCGCTGCGTCATACCGAGGCGCTGGGGCTCAATCTTGCTCTGGTCATGATGGTTGTGCCGGTGTTTTGCCTGCTGGTTCTGTTTCATGCGGCGGTCCAGCTCGTGGCTGGCACCGTTACCGATAAGGAGGCCGTGCCAATCTGA